TACTGGCTCGCAGTCGGCACGTTCGCCGTACACCGTTCACTTCATTAACGAAGAAACGATCGCGGTGTTCAACCTCGTCAATTCGAACGTCTTCAAGGACTTTCCGAATCTCAAGATCATGGTGTCGCACGGCGGCGGTTCGATCCCCTACCAGATCGGCCGTTTCCAGTCGGGCGCCTCGCGTGCCGGCCGCAACTTCCTCGAGGGCATGCGAAATCTGTACTACGACACCGTGCTCTACTCCGAAGAATCGCTGCGTCTACTGATCAAGACGGTTGGCGCTGACCGCTGCATGTTCGGCGCTGAGTGCCCGGGTGTGGGTTCGGCTATCAACCCGGACACCGGCCGCACCTTCGACGACATCAAGCCGTATATCGAAAGCTTCGACTGGCTGTCGAAAGCAGAGAAGGATGCAATCTTCTTCGGCAACGCTCGCGACTTCTTCAAGCTCAACCTCGCGGATTACGAATAATCCCGACGCCCACAGGACTCGAAATCATGGCAAAAATCGTATTGGGAATGGGAACTTCGCATGGCCCTATGCTCATCACGCCACCGGAGACCTGGGGCGCTCGCGTACCCGATGATCGACTGAGCAAGCATGATTTCGAAGGCCGCGAATGGGCTTTCGATGAACTCGTCGGATATCGCCGTAGCGAGAACCTCGCGGATCAGATCACGCCGGCGAAGTGGAAGGAGCGGCATGCCCAGTGCCGGGCGGCTATCGAGGAAATGGCGCGGGTGCTGGCTGAGGCCAAACCTGACGTCGCTGTCATTGTCGGCAACGATCAGATGGAAATTTTCACCACTGATTGCATTCCCGCATTCGGCGTCATGCACGGCCCGACGATCGTGAACAACATGATCAGTCACGATAAATTGATGCAAATGCCTCCGGGCGTGCGCCATTCGATGCCGGGTTACAAGCCGGAAACTGCCACGCATGAAGGCGTTCCCGCGCTTGCAAAGCACATCATCAAGAACGCGATCGCCGACAACTTTGACGTGGCCGCTCTTGGCCGCTTGTCAGAAACGGAAACGCCGCATGCATACGGCTTCGTGTTCCGCCAGCTGATGAAAGACCAGGTCGTTCCGACCGTGCCGGTGTTTGTCAATACGTTCTATCCGCCGAATCAACCGACAGTCGCACGCTGCCACGCTTTCGGTGCATCGATTGCTCGCGCGATCGAATCGTGGGATTCGGACGCACGTGTAGCTGTCATCGCTTCCGGTGGTCTGACGCACTTCGTCATTGACGAGCGCGTCGACAATCTGATTCTCGACGCGATGAAGAACCACGACCTCACGCCGGTATTCGCGTTGGGCGAAGAAATCTTCCAGGCGGGTACATCGGAAATCAAGAACTGGATTCCCGTCGCCGGCATGATGGATGAACTCGGCTTCGACATGACGGTGGTCGACTATGTGCCCTGCTATCGCAGCGAAGCCGGTACCGGCAACGCCATGGGCTTTGTGTACTGGAAGCCGCAGTCCGAATAAGGAAACATCAAATATATGGCAACTAAAGACGAATTCGTCCACCGCCTTCGTCGGCTGGACTGCTGCGCAGTCTCGGACGCACTCGATAAACTCGGCTTGTCCGGCGTCGTGAGCGGCGTCGCCCAAGCCTCAGGCACGAAGCGCATCGCAGGTCGCGTCATCACGATGAAACTCGGTGTTGGTGATCCGCCTCCCGGCCCGCCGCGTCATCTGGGCACCACCGCGATCGAACTCGGCCACTCCGACGATGTGATCGTTGTCGAGCAGCGCACCGGTATTGAAGCCGGTTCGTGGGGCGGCATCCTGTCGCTGGGTGCCAAGGTTCGCGGTATCGCGGGCGTGATCGCTGACGGTCCGGTTCGCGACATCGATGAATCCCGCGAGATGGGCCTGCCGGTGTTCACAAACAAGTTCACGGCGCTCACCGCTCGTGGTCGTATCGTCGAAAAAGGCGTGAACGTCCCCATTGAAGTCTTCGGGGCCGCAGTGGAAGCCGGCGACTACGTGATCGCCGACAGCAGCGCCGTGATTTTCATCGGCAAGGCAAACATCGCCAGAGTGGTCGAGACTGCTGAATCGATCGTCGCACGCGAAGCCTTGATGGCGAAGGCACTACTGGCGGGCACGCCGATCCATGAAGTCATGGGTGGCAACTACGAATTTATGCTTAAGGATTAATCATGTCCGAGATCGAACAAGACAAGAATGTTGCCCGCGCAGCAAAACTCGAAACGGCGACCCTGAGCGACGCACTGGACCGATTGGGCCTGAACGGTCAGTGCTACAAGATCAAGCCGCGTGATGCGTCGTTCCGAATGGCCGGTCGGGCATTCACGATTCTCTACGGCCCCGCCGCTTCGCCCGCAGGCACCGTGGGTGACTTCATCGACGACGTTCCGCCGGGCTCGGTCATCGTCCTCGATAACGGTGGTCGCGAAGACGCAACGGTATGGGGCGACATCCTGACCGAGATCGCTCATCGCCGTGGTATCGCTGGCACCGTAATCGACGGCATAAATCGTGACGTACACCTGTGCCTGTCGCTCGGTTACCCGGTTTTCTCCAAGGATAACTGGATGCGCACGGGCAAGGATCGCGTGCAGGTCGAAGCCACCAACGTTCCGGTGAATATCGGTAACGTGCGCGTTGCTCCGGGCGATCTGCTGCGCGGTGACGCGGACGGCGTGATCTCGATTCCGAAGGAACACGAAGAACGCGTGCTTGCCGCTGCTGAAGAAATCGATGCCGCGGAAAATGCAATCCGACGGTCTGTGGCAACGGGTATGCGGCTAGACGAGGCTCGCAAACAGTTCAAGTACCATCAACTGCAAACGCGTCGGACTGGAGAAGAGGCATGACGGGCCCGGTTTTCAATCGTCATGAGACCACGCGTCTCGCTATCGAGCGACCGGACGTCAATTTGCTTGACGCCGCCGCGAAATTGCCGGCAGCAACGCTTCACGAGGCTGCCGGAAAGATCGGCGTTTTGCCTTATGAAATTAAGCCTGTCGCGCCCGGCTTCAAGATTTGCGGCCCAGCCGTGACCGTCCATTCGCCCGGTGGCGATAACCTTTGGCTTCACCGTGCGATTTACGCAGCACAAGCAGGTGATGTCCTGGTCGTCTCCGTAAGCGAAGCATATGAACACGGGTACTGGGGCGAGATCATGTCAACGGCCGCAAAGGTTCGGGGGCTTGCCGGTCTCGTCATTAACGGCTGTGTTCGTGATCAGCGACTGCTGTCCGAGATTGCGTTTCCCGTTTTTGCTCGCGGTCTTTGTATCCGTGGCACAGGAAAAGATTTCGGCGCCAGAGGTTGGATCAACGCCCCGATTCGATTCGACGATGTCACTATAAATGCAGGTGACCTGATCGTTGGTGACGAAGACGGCGTCGTTTGCATCCCGCGCGAGCGAATCGCCGAGGTGATCATTGCATCCGAAGCACGCGAAGCAGCAGAAGCACAGCAGATGAAGCGACTGGAAGCGGGCGAGAGCACGCTCAGTATTTTCGGTTGGGATCAATAAACCGGCTGAGACTCGCGTCTATAGCATGGGGTGGCGCCCGGAAAAAACGCCACCCCTCCATTTTCTCCGTCTGGTTTTTTGATTGGAGGGTGAAGTGAGCATAGAAGAATCCGAATTCAAACGCGCCATGCGCTGTTTGACCGGGCACGTATGTTTGATCACTACCGGTTCGGACACGGACGGACCGCTTGCCGGCATGACCGCAACCGCTGTGACGTCTGTTAGTGCCGCGCCTCCTATTCTGCTGGTCTGTATCAATCGTGCAAACTCGTCTCTGGCGCACGTGCAGGCCACTGGCAACTTCGTCGTCAACGTTCTGGCGCGCAGTGAGCAGGAATTGGCGCAGCAGTTCTCGCGACCCATTTCGCCGCAAGAAAAGTTTCAGGCGGGGACGTGGAATCGTATTAAGACGGGTGCTCCGGCTTTGGCCAATACTATGGTCAATTTCGATTGCAGCGTCGAACGCATCATTGAGATTGGTACCCACGCCGTGATTTTTGGGCATGTCGAAGGCACTGCCATTAATGGTGACGCAACGACGCCGCTGCTGTATTCACAAGGCTCTTACGGCGAATTTCAGGCGAATAGAGCCGTCGATTTCCATGATTTACTGTGGATCTCCAACTGGGGGGCCGACTAATCCAAGAATTTCAGACGGAGGTACGGCCCGCATTATTCCGCACGCAAGAAATGATGCTATTTTGTTAATCACAGAATGCATTATCGTTAGCCGCCTTTCAGGCATCCTTTAGAATACTTGGAGACAATTGATCTTGAAATCGAACCGGAAACTCTTCCTCTCGGCAGTCCTCTCAGCGGGCGCACTGATCTCGGGCGTCGCCCTCGCGAGTACGCCTGCCAAACCGGCACCTGCACCTATTGCGGCACCTGCGGCTAAGCCGGCAGCGGCAGCCCCGGTTGGTGCGCCCACGGGTGTTGTTCTGGTCGCTGAAATCGGCAAAGGCGTGTCCGGAACCGACATCAAGGACTACGCGGACCTGATTAGTCGCCTGAAAGACAATCCGGATTGCTACACCTTCGGTACGACGGCTGACGGTGCGCGCGACCTGACCGCGATGACCACATTGCAAAAGCGTAACGGTGTTCGCATGGTCAAGTTATCCTACAAGGATACCGCAGAGGAAATCGACGGTTTGATGAAAGCGAAGGTTCAGGTGATCCCGGTTCCGTACGATGTCGCAGCCCCGTACATCAAGAAAGGTCAGATGCGTCCCCTGGTGGTCTTTGGTTCGGCGCGTATCCCCGAGATCAAGGATGTTCCCACTGCGAGCGAAGTGATGCCCGGCTTCGTGTACTGATCTGAAACCACGGTGCAACATAGAAAACCCCTGTCGTTGCGCTGAACCCCGAGAGTTGGAGATAAATCCGACCCTTGGGGTTTTCCATGGCAAAGCAGAGTAAGACGCTTAAACCCAAGGTCGTAATGGGCTGGCTTTTGCGTGACCAGGTTGCAGTGAAAGCGTGCACTTGCGTCGTTTGGCATTCGGATCACGCATGCGCCACCGGTGCCGCGGAAGAATGTTTCGCACTCCGCCAGCAGGAGATTTCGACACACTTGAACATGTCGCGCAGTACCAGCCTAGCGATACATTTGTAGCCTACGCAGCACGGGATCGGTGGTGCAGGACGAACGGGGAAGTTTTTGTTTGGGGCCTCGACTGCTACATCTGGCACTGGCCGAAATGTCTCTGAACAGACGTACTCTCATCTATGCGACATAAAGTCCTTCACGCTTCTCCACATTGACAGTACCGCGTGCCGAGTTTGCGGCCGGTGGTAACCAGGTTTTTTGCGCAAGCCAATTCCGGCGTATAAATGACTGCGCGTCTGGCTCAGCCGGCGGACGCAGTTGAGCCAGCAAAGCTGCATTCGCGTGGACCTCGCCGCCGCATTTTCGTTTGTCGCCGTCGTGACCCGCACCTGGCGCTCTCGCGAAGGTCGACCGTCCACAAAGACCGCGCTCGATTTACCACTGCGCTCCTGCGCGACCCGGACGATCTAGCACAGGTCATTGTCTATCGCATCGAGACAGCCTCCTCAACCCGGCGCTGCGTCTGCTGTTCGACGACTCCCACGCTCGAAACTCATTGGGCAAGCAACAAGCGTCACGATGCACCAGCCCACAACCCAGCAGAAATACCATTCCTCATCCGATTGTCTCCGTTGGCCAGGCTCTGCGTTTTTCCTGGCCGGGATTTTTATAAGACATCCTAACGGTCGATCACCGAATCCCCTGACAACGTTGTCAGGCGAAGATTCTCAGATATAATACTAAAATGAATGCGATCCGGACACCAAGCCGAACTCCTATCACTACCGTCCCGGAAGTGGATGGCATTGACTTTCCAGCTCAGGTGGCGTCAGAGACGCGAAAACTAATCAATAGGGGAACGCTCGCGCCCGGCTTTCAACTACGACAGTCGGACCTCGCGGAACGTTTCGGCATCAGCCGTGTGCCGGTGCGTGAGGCATTGAAACTACTGGCGGCGGAAGGCATCATCGAACACGATCCGAATCGTGGATTTTTCGTCGCTCAGCTGTCGAGCGGTGAGGCCCGACAGTTGTATTGGATGCGCCAACTCCTCGAAGCAGAGTTGCTTATGACGGTTGAATGGCCCACATCCGCGCAGATCAGGGAATTCAAGGGCTTACTGTCCCGGCTTGAAAAATTGATTCAAGCCGGTAATCGTGAGGGGTGGATCGAATTACACCGCACACTTCACGATAAGATTTTCAACCTCTCGCCTAATAAAGTGATTAAACGGGAAGTCCTACGATTGTTGCGACTCACCGATCGTTATCGGGCGCTCGCTGCTGATATTTCAGCGCATCCGCAAAATCGTAACGCTGATATCGAAGCAAAACTCGTGAAGGCTTTGGAAAGCAAAGACCGGGAATTGCTGCTCTCAACTTATGAGAAAGGGCGAACGGTGGTTCTTGAAGGGTTGATGAGAGTGCTTGCGGCCCGGGAATAAACGAAAAAACGGCACCGTGAGTGATCTGCTGTCGGAATTCTGGACAAAAAATTGAGTGTTTATTGTTGCGGAGCAATTTTTCGGATATCCGAGCAGACGGCTTCAGCCGGTCACCCTTCAGGTGCGCGTCGAGCCCACCGTGCGGTGCGTTACGATCGGTGCTGGCGGCGTCGGCGCCAGTCTGACTTCCGACGAAGTTCGGTCCGGTCACCCATGAGTCCATCGTGATCTTGGCGCCTCGAAGGCTTACTGATGGTTGATGCCGCGCTTCGCCCCTCTCCGAGCGCCCGACGCTCACAGGCAAGGCGGCCGCTAGCGTGGCGCGTATTGAACTTGTCGGGAGCTGCCTGCGGCGGAAGTTTCATCGGACGCCGGAAGCTGAAAGGCGGAAATGCACGGGAATCATTTTGGTGGGGAGTAGATGGTCACCGCACTTCGCGAAACGGACACCGTTGATTTTCCGGCTCGCGTGGCCGCGGAGACGCGCAAGCTGATTAATCGAGGGGTGCTAGCACCGGGCCTCCAGCTGCGGCATTCAGTGGTTCTGGAAGGACTGATGCGGGTGCTGGCCGCTAGAGGCGCCTAAAAACGAAAGGAGGGCCGCAATCTGTGCCCCCCTACGCTAATTTGATTGGAACGTCGTGTACAGGAGGTGTTCGGCCCCACGGTACCTTGCCGCTGGACACGATGTTGGCATTCATGGCGTTGTTAGCACCATCGGTTCGGTGATACGCGCTCACCGCCCAGTCCCGCGATTTTCAGTAGTGCGGCAAGCGGATACCGAGTCCGCAGCCCTTCACGATTTGCGTGTTTTTCTTTTGCGCTGTTTGGTTTTGTTCCTTGAACAGCGCATCGAGCTTTTTCAGGTACGCCGCCTCCATCCGCAGATACGCGAGTTCCCTGAGTTGTTCTTCATGATCGCGTATCGGCAGCTTTCTCTTCAACAGGCAGGTCACGCCCGGTCTTGGGCATTTTTTGACGCCCTCGTCGGCGGGGCATCAGAGCATCTGCAGCGCCCTCATCATATAGTCGCACCCATTGCGAGACCCTGGCAGGATCGTGGATGTCCTACAGAGCCGTGACTTCGCGCAGGGAAAGCCCCTCACGCGACGTGAGCCTGAGCACCTTCGG
Above is a window of Paraburkholderia sprentiae WSM5005 DNA encoding:
- a CDS encoding DODA-type extradiol aromatic ring-opening family dioxygenase, which codes for MAKIVLGMGTSHGPMLITPPETWGARVPDDRLSKHDFEGREWAFDELVGYRRSENLADQITPAKWKERHAQCRAAIEEMARVLAEAKPDVAVIVGNDQMEIFTTDCIPAFGVMHGPTIVNNMISHDKLMQMPPGVRHSMPGYKPETATHEGVPALAKHIIKNAIADNFDVAALGRLSETETPHAYGFVFRQLMKDQVVPTVPVFVNTFYPPNQPTVARCHAFGASIARAIESWDSDARVAVIASGGLTHFVIDERVDNLILDAMKNHDLTPVFALGEEIFQAGTSEIKNWIPVAGMMDELGFDMTVVDYVPCYRSEAGTGNAMGFVYWKPQSE
- a CDS encoding RraA family protein; the encoded protein is MATKDEFVHRLRRLDCCAVSDALDKLGLSGVVSGVAQASGTKRIAGRVITMKLGVGDPPPGPPRHLGTTAIELGHSDDVIVVEQRTGIEAGSWGGILSLGAKVRGIAGVIADGPVRDIDESREMGLPVFTNKFTALTARGRIVEKGVNVPIEVFGAAVEAGDYVIADSSAVIFIGKANIARVVETAESIVAREALMAKALLAGTPIHEVMGGNYEFMLKD
- a CDS encoding RraA family protein, yielding MSEIEQDKNVARAAKLETATLSDALDRLGLNGQCYKIKPRDASFRMAGRAFTILYGPAASPAGTVGDFIDDVPPGSVIVLDNGGREDATVWGDILTEIAHRRGIAGTVIDGINRDVHLCLSLGYPVFSKDNWMRTGKDRVQVEATNVPVNIGNVRVAPGDLLRGDADGVISIPKEHEERVLAAAEEIDAAENAIRRSVATGMRLDEARKQFKYHQLQTRRTGEEA
- a CDS encoding 4-carboxy-4-hydroxy-2-oxoadipate aldolase/oxaloacetate decarboxylase, producing MTGPVFNRHETTRLAIERPDVNLLDAAAKLPAATLHEAAGKIGVLPYEIKPVAPGFKICGPAVTVHSPGGDNLWLHRAIYAAQAGDVLVVSVSEAYEHGYWGEIMSTAAKVRGLAGLVINGCVRDQRLLSEIAFPVFARGLCIRGTGKDFGARGWINAPIRFDDVTINAGDLIVGDEDGVVCIPRERIAEVIIASEAREAAEAQQMKRLEAGESTLSIFGWDQ
- a CDS encoding flavin reductase family protein, with the translated sequence MSIEESEFKRAMRCLTGHVCLITTGSDTDGPLAGMTATAVTSVSAAPPILLVCINRANSSLAHVQATGNFVVNVLARSEQELAQQFSRPISPQEKFQAGTWNRIKTGAPALANTMVNFDCSVERIIEIGTHAVIFGHVEGTAINGDATTPLLYSQGSYGEFQANRAVDFHDLLWISNWGAD
- a CDS encoding tripartite tricarboxylate transporter substrate-binding protein gives rise to the protein MKSNRKLFLSAVLSAGALISGVALASTPAKPAPAPIAAPAAKPAAAAPVGAPTGVVLVAEIGKGVSGTDIKDYADLISRLKDNPDCYTFGTTADGARDLTAMTTLQKRNGVRMVKLSYKDTAEEIDGLMKAKVQVIPVPYDVAAPYIKKGQMRPLVVFGSARIPEIKDVPTASEVMPGFVY
- a CDS encoding GntR family transcriptional regulator produces the protein MNAIRTPSRTPITTVPEVDGIDFPAQVASETRKLINRGTLAPGFQLRQSDLAERFGISRVPVREALKLLAAEGIIEHDPNRGFFVAQLSSGEARQLYWMRQLLEAELLMTVEWPTSAQIREFKGLLSRLEKLIQAGNREGWIELHRTLHDKIFNLSPNKVIKREVLRLLRLTDRYRALAADISAHPQNRNADIEAKLVKALESKDRELLLSTYEKGRTVVLEGLMRVLAARE